From the genome of Desmodus rotundus isolate HL8 chromosome 2, HLdesRot8A.1, whole genome shotgun sequence, one region includes:
- the GMNC gene encoding geminin coiled-coil domain-containing protein 1 → MNTVLPCQDQYFVGGQSYNCPYSTTTSESTVDVSTDTWVSFWAAGLLDNREPQQAPQAQESSGDSNFPFPNSCSWEEAQLSSQLYRNKQLQDTLVQKEEELARLHEENNHLRQYLHSALVKCLEEKAKKLLSSDDFSRACGKFRKGKRKPKEQRYFPLEIPHHKNAKRNLSSEFAKCEEQPAPPVDPWVLQTLGLKDLNTIDDTLPANYSALSPHPRRSTSTFPQLLEDAVDYGNAPAEDMPIDYRGERTTPSHSTANHREDFHFLSQLSNPPGGLPTLPHYTSDVSPNKTEMAFSTSLSPHCNVKTHSFHQGQAFVRRDEKGGWKFTWVPKQP, encoded by the exons ATG AACACCGTTCTGCCTTGCCAAGACCAGTACTTTGTAGGGGGCCAGAGCTATAATTGCCCGTATTCCACTACAACGTCAGAATCTACTGTTGACGTTTCCACGGATACTTGGGTCTCTTTCTGGGCTGCTGGTCTCCTGGACAACAGAGAGCCCCAACAAGCACCACAGGCACAGG AATCATCTGGAGACTCGAATTTCCCCTTTCCTAACTCTTGTTCGTGGGAAGAGGCTCAGCTTTCCTCTCAGCTCTACAGAAACAAGCAG CTACAAGATACTCTGGTGCAGAAGGAAGAAGAACTTGCTAGGTTACATGAAGAGAATAATCACCTCAGACAATACCTACATTCTGCTCTGGTGAAATGTCTTGAAGAAAAAGCCAAG AAATTGCTTTCATCAGATGATTTCTCCAGAGCATGTGGAAAAttcagaaaggggaaaaggaaacccAAAGAGCAAAGATATTTTCCTCTTGAGATCCCTCATCACAAAAATGCCAAGAGAAACCTCTCTAGTGAGTTTGCTAAGTGTGAAGAACAACCTGCCCCCCCAGTGGACCCCTGGGTCCTTCAAACACTCGGGTTAAAAGACCTCAACACCATTGATGACACCTTACCAGCTAACTACAGTGCCCTCTCCCCACATCCCAGAAGAAGCACCAGCACATTTCCCCAGCTTTTAGAGGATGCAGTTGACTATGGAAACGCCCCCGCGGAGGATATGCCAATTGACTACAGAGGTGAGAGAACAACCCCTTCCCACAGCACTGCCAACCACAGGGAGGATTTTCACTTCCTTTCTCAACTTTCAAATCCCCCAGGAGGGCTGCCAACTCTTCCTCACTATACTTCTGATGTGTCACCCAATAAAACGGAGATGGCCTTTTCCACATCCCTGAGCCCTCACTGTAATGTGAAAACTCATTCCTTCCACCAGGGACAAGCCTTTGTCCGTCGAGATGAGAAGGGAGGCTGGAAGTTTACCTGGGTCCCTAAGCAGCCTTAG